One genomic region from Terriglobia bacterium encodes:
- a CDS encoding ABC transporter substrate-binding protein has protein sequence MAVRKGRGREQEYDRDESESENSDNTMARIAPPGKMLLERANLTPERLRECLSALTKPASLMDDGEVAKLRIASLQPSVTLTLADIGELDQLVACTRYCADVCPEVVTGGKLIVQDSWTARADEILEAKPDIVIASVPYQKEAVLQIMKAGVRFLALAPHTLADIYDDIRMIARIAGASVRGDAVVREMQWEINRIRRATAFFPRLRVFSEEWGKPLIASQTWVAELVEAAGGEFVGIPGAQTAAEEVRAMNPDVTLAAWCGAGDRVPLEKIVRDRGWLETNAGKNGRVFCVADELLNTPATTLIGGLRAIAWALHPERFDQPPGVRKIEEIREVKAS, from the coding sequence TTGGCCGTAAGAAAAGGTCGTGGTCGCGAACAGGAATACGACCGCGATGAAAGCGAATCCGAGAACTCTGACAATACGATGGCTCGTATCGCACCCCCCGGGAAGATGCTCCTTGAACGAGCCAATCTTACACCCGAACGCCTGCGCGAGTGCCTCTCCGCATTGACGAAACCCGCATCGCTCATGGACGATGGTGAGGTGGCAAAGCTCCGCATAGCGTCGCTGCAGCCCAGTGTGACTCTCACGCTGGCTGATATTGGCGAACTCGACCAACTCGTCGCCTGCACCAGGTACTGCGCCGACGTCTGTCCCGAGGTTGTCACGGGAGGGAAGCTTATCGTCCAGGACTCCTGGACTGCTCGCGCCGACGAGATCCTCGAGGCGAAGCCCGACATCGTAATCGCCTCGGTCCCGTACCAGAAAGAAGCCGTTCTTCAGATTATGAAGGCTGGCGTTCGCTTCCTCGCTCTCGCTCCGCACACCCTCGCAGATATCTACGACGATATCCGCATGATCGCTCGGATCGCGGGAGCATCCGTTCGAGGCGACGCAGTAGTGCGCGAGATGCAGTGGGAGATTAACCGCATTCGCCGCGCAACCGCGTTCTTCCCCAGGCTGCGAGTCTTCTCCGAGGAATGGGGAAAACCTCTAATCGCCTCGCAAACGTGGGTCGCTGAGCTGGTCGAAGCCGCGGGCGGAGAGTTCGTCGGAATTCCGGGCGCGCAGACCGCCGCGGAAGAAGTGCGCGCCATGAATCCTGACGTGACTCTTGCCGCGTGGTGCGGCGCCGGAGATCGCGTCCCGCTGGAGAAGATCGTCCGCGATCGAGGTTGGCTCGAAACCAATGCGGGGAAGAACGGTCGCGTCTTCTGCGTCGCCGACGAACTGCTCAATACTCCCGCAACAACCCTGATAGGCGGCCTGCGAGCCATCGCATGGGCTCTTCATCCCGAGAGGTTCGACCAACCGCCAGGCGTTCGCAAGATCGAGGAGATCAGAGAGGTCAAAGCGAGCTGA
- a CDS encoding NUDIX domain-containing protein yields MKQVVAGLIVRGSQMLICQRTKHQPMPLQWEFPGGKIEPGEEPPAALERELEEELGIRAAVGPEVATIAHTYRNGNGVELHFFLVEAYEGEIENRIFKDVRWVERGTLPQFDFLEADKAFVEKIAAGKVL; encoded by the coding sequence ATGAAGCAGGTCGTCGCAGGATTGATCGTTCGCGGCTCCCAGATGCTGATTTGTCAGCGCACGAAGCATCAGCCAATGCCTTTGCAGTGGGAGTTTCCCGGCGGCAAGATCGAGCCCGGCGAAGAGCCGCCAGCCGCGCTGGAAAGGGAACTCGAGGAAGAGCTGGGAATCCGCGCGGCCGTCGGTCCCGAAGTCGCGACCATCGCTCACACCTACCGCAACGGAAACGGCGTCGAACTCCACTTCTTCCTCGTCGAAGCCTACGAAGGCGAGATCGAGAACCGCATCTTCAAGGACGTTCGCTGGGTCGAGCGAGGCACCTTGCCGCAATTCGACTTCCTGGAAGCAGACAAGGCGTTCGTGGAGAAAATTGCCGCAGGAAAGGTTCTTTAA
- a CDS encoding iron-sulfur cluster assembly scaffold protein: protein MYSALLLDHFQNPRYAGELPDADFTVRQENPVCGDILELCARVRKGVIEEIRFRAKGCVPTMACGSAACELAAGKPISEIREISKEDVIDAVGGVPNGSDHAAQLALDTLKSLLAEVK, encoded by the coding sequence ATGTATTCGGCGCTGCTGCTCGATCATTTTCAAAATCCACGTTACGCGGGAGAATTGCCGGACGCTGATTTCACAGTCCGGCAGGAGAACCCTGTCTGCGGAGACATTCTTGAACTGTGCGCGAGAGTTCGCAAGGGAGTGATAGAGGAGATTCGGTTTCGTGCGAAGGGATGTGTTCCGACCATGGCGTGCGGTTCGGCAGCCTGCGAGTTAGCGGCAGGGAAGCCGATCTCTGAGATTCGAGAGATAAGTAAAGAGGATGTCATCGATGCGGTCGGAGGGGTTCCCAACGGGTCTGATCATGCGGCGCAGTTGGCCTTGGATACCCTCAAGAGTTTGCTTGCCGAAGTGAAATAA